A single window of Granulicella cerasi DNA harbors:
- a CDS encoding tetratricopeptide repeat protein: MSFWDIVTDHDPEMMPPSDKSAAAQTAAGITGAALAVAATAVAALYAPSSLSTLGRSISIGGRAASNSLRSGMDARDQVTEQNERNAARRRELGLRFLERASERNPDNLVILCRLARARFANGQANGALKASETAYSKDPSNIEARLLTAYFSLALSQNERARALLSSIDHVRAEGWLLAGLADRLPKPSFSELEEKVWRWITENDPNNAIAWQRRGYFYEAKNRLADATEHYERASIIDGTMPRPWETAFSNATRAMEEGRGDDARALYNRARSFKPLWVDPILQLGILSVRESKTDEAISLFITATKFEPENGRAFLLLGNTYKSKNELAAAREAWNKAFELNTELPVPWVLQANEAKSRIAARDYDGARQQLDEADKSWSGWRKTADLRAALERKIEAENAEKLGDQAILQRQYDVALKHWQEAIALDSTSCSPMLKIGAVVADRGDLSEALPFFQRASDLGDARAASALQLCRIYYDFVPELGPQV, encoded by the coding sequence ATGAGCTTTTGGGATATTGTCACTGACCACGACCCGGAGATGATGCCACCCTCGGATAAATCAGCGGCAGCTCAAACGGCTGCCGGCATCACTGGTGCCGCACTGGCAGTTGCCGCCACTGCGGTAGCAGCTCTGTACGCACCATCATCGTTATCGACTCTAGGGCGCAGCATTTCTATAGGAGGTCGTGCTGCATCAAATTCCCTACGCTCAGGGATGGATGCACGCGATCAAGTTACGGAGCAAAATGAGCGTAATGCTGCACGACGCCGAGAGCTAGGATTGCGATTTCTAGAGAGAGCCTCTGAGCGCAACCCCGACAACTTAGTAATTCTCTGCCGATTGGCGCGAGCGCGATTTGCAAACGGTCAGGCAAATGGAGCGCTAAAAGCATCCGAAACAGCCTATTCAAAAGATCCATCAAATATCGAAGCGCGGCTCCTAACTGCCTATTTCTCACTAGCCCTTTCTCAAAATGAACGAGCACGTGCGCTCCTATCTTCGATCGATCATGTAAGGGCAGAAGGGTGGCTACTAGCAGGGCTCGCAGATCGCTTACCTAAGCCTTCTTTTTCAGAGCTTGAGGAAAAGGTGTGGCGCTGGATCACGGAGAACGATCCCAACAACGCTATCGCTTGGCAAAGGCGCGGCTACTTTTATGAAGCGAAGAATAGGCTGGCAGATGCCACGGAGCATTACGAACGTGCTTCAATAATCGATGGAACCATGCCTCGGCCATGGGAAACTGCGTTCTCAAATGCAACGCGGGCTATGGAGGAGGGACGGGGAGATGACGCTCGCGCGCTATACAACCGAGCAAGATCATTTAAACCCTTATGGGTTGATCCGATCCTTCAGCTCGGCATATTGTCTGTGCGAGAGTCAAAAACTGACGAAGCAATCAGCTTGTTCATTACGGCGACAAAGTTTGAGCCTGAAAACGGTCGAGCTTTTTTATTGCTTGGAAACACATATAAATCCAAGAACGAGCTAGCAGCGGCACGAGAAGCGTGGAACAAAGCTTTCGAGCTAAATACTGAACTGCCGGTCCCGTGGGTACTCCAAGCAAACGAAGCAAAATCGCGCATTGCAGCCAGAGACTATGATGGCGCACGCCAACAATTAGACGAAGCGGATAAATCTTGGAGCGGGTGGAGGAAAACTGCCGATCTTCGCGCGGCATTAGAGCGAAAGATCGAGGCGGAGAACGCGGAGAAGCTCGGCGATCAAGCGATCCTGCAAAGACAATACGACGTAGCGCTCAAGCACTGGCAAGAAGCGATCGCATTAGACTCGACGTCGTGCTCTCCGATGCTGAAGATCGGCGCTGTCGTTGCAGACCGAGGTGATCTTAGTGAAGCCCTGCCGTTCTTCCAACGTGCTTCCGACTTAGGCGACGCGCGCGCCGCATCAGCACTCCAGCTATGCCGTATTTATTACGACTTCGTTCCTGAACTAGGACCACAAGTTTAA
- a CDS encoding BrnT family toxin: protein MRLSFEFDPRKAASNLVKHGVSFSEAMTVFHDPLAVTFADEVHSEEEDRWITIGLSSRQRLLFISHLESDGNIRLIGARLAEKPERDAYEQP from the coding sequence ATGCGTCTATCTTTTGAGTTTGACCCACGGAAGGCTGCAAGTAATCTCGTGAAGCATGGTGTTAGCTTCAGTGAGGCGATGACCGTCTTTCATGATCCTCTTGCAGTCACGTTCGCCGATGAAGTCCACTCGGAAGAGGAAGACCGCTGGATCACGATTGGACTATCATCCAGACAGCGACTCCTCTTCATCTCGCATCTGGAGTCCGATGGCAACATCCGGCTCATCGGCGCACGCTTGGCCGAGAAGCCCGAACGAGACGCCTATGAACAGCCATAA
- a CDS encoding YihY/virulence factor BrkB family protein, with protein MDSTNITFRNQHDHRPDDAWAAKVWETVSHSPLRNLWDLEGLSLKDVFTRTGKSFLNDNLLSRAAELGYYFLFALFPTLISASSILGLAAQHASQIYVQLLNYLALIVPPSAYEMVIDTFKQTTAASTGGKVVLGIVAALWSASVGFSAIQDGMNTVYKVKETRPYWKARGSAMLVTLLLSLLVTLMLAVLLGADIGGKASLHHFSVHRWVGYLLFGLIHITTWVVTISLLILLFSTIYYFAPDLKAKRWHWLTPGSAIGILTWIVASIGLRVYLHYFNTYTVTYGSLGAVIILLTWFYVTGLTLLLGAEVNSEVQAAVVERLLREEMAPSPAEAVAKSSSDAA; from the coding sequence ATGGATTCCACCAACATCACCTTCCGCAACCAGCATGACCATCGGCCTGACGACGCCTGGGCGGCGAAGGTCTGGGAGACCGTGTCTCACTCACCGCTGCGCAATCTGTGGGACCTCGAAGGGCTTTCCCTGAAGGACGTCTTTACGCGCACCGGCAAGTCGTTCCTGAACGACAACCTGCTCTCGCGCGCCGCCGAGCTTGGCTACTACTTCCTCTTCGCTCTGTTTCCAACGCTCATCAGCGCCAGCTCCATCCTCGGGCTGGCAGCGCAACACGCCTCGCAGATTTACGTGCAGTTGCTGAATTATCTAGCTCTGATCGTGCCTCCCTCCGCCTACGAGATGGTCATCGACACCTTCAAGCAGACAACGGCTGCCTCCACCGGGGGCAAGGTGGTGCTGGGCATCGTCGCTGCGCTGTGGTCGGCTTCGGTAGGGTTCTCCGCCATTCAGGACGGCATGAACACGGTCTACAAGGTGAAGGAGACGCGGCCCTATTGGAAGGCTCGCGGCTCGGCAATGCTGGTCACACTGCTGCTCAGCCTACTGGTAACGCTGATGCTCGCCGTGCTCCTCGGCGCCGACATCGGCGGCAAGGCGTCGTTGCATCACTTCAGCGTCCATCGCTGGGTCGGATACCTGCTCTTCGGGCTCATCCACATCACGACGTGGGTGGTGACAATCTCCCTGCTGATCCTGCTGTTCAGCACGATCTACTACTTCGCCCCTGACCTGAAAGCGAAGCGCTGGCACTGGCTGACCCCGGGCTCGGCGATCGGGATCCTCACGTGGATCGTGGCCTCGATCGGACTCAGGGTCTACCTGCACTACTTCAACACCTACACGGTCACCTACGGCTCGCTGGGTGCGGTGATCATCCTGCTGACGTGGTTCTACGTCACCGGACTGACGCTGCTGCTCGGCGCCGAGGTGAACTCCGAGGTGCAGGCTGCGGTGGTGGAACGGCTGCTCCGTGAGGAGATGGCCCCCTCCCCCGCCGAGGCTGTCGCAAAGTCTTCGAGCGACGCGGCTTAG
- a CDS encoding polysaccharide deacetylase family protein, producing MISALASSASGTFASATIAGAAVLGTAYILADATLRPESQLFGRTVVAGYDPAEVALTFDDGPNTAMTPALLDLLAEHRVRATFFMIGRFAREEKMLARRVHDAGHLVGNHTVTHPWLAWQSSARVREELRGCNAMLEDAIGAPITVFRPPHGARRPVVLRTAQELGMATVQWNAMGQDWLHISSEQIVKNLGRGMRRAEKHRRGSNLLLHDGYDVQQAADRSATLAAVRMLLETLPAQGKRFVGVDEWVSS from the coding sequence ATGATTTCTGCTCTCGCCAGTTCCGCATCCGGCACCTTCGCGTCGGCCACCATTGCTGGTGCGGCCGTGTTGGGCACGGCTTACATTCTCGCGGACGCCACCTTGCGTCCGGAGTCGCAGCTCTTCGGTCGTACGGTCGTTGCTGGTTATGATCCCGCTGAAGTTGCGCTGACTTTTGATGATGGCCCCAACACCGCGATGACACCTGCACTGCTCGATCTGCTGGCGGAGCATCGTGTGCGTGCGACCTTCTTCATGATCGGTCGCTTCGCGCGTGAGGAGAAGATGCTGGCCCGGCGCGTCCACGATGCTGGCCATCTTGTCGGCAATCACACGGTGACGCATCCGTGGCTTGCCTGGCAGAGCTCCGCGCGTGTCCGTGAGGAGCTGCGCGGCTGCAACGCGATGTTGGAGGATGCGATCGGTGCTCCGATTACGGTGTTCCGTCCGCCACATGGCGCTCGTCGTCCGGTGGTTCTGCGCACTGCACAGGAGCTCGGCATGGCGACGGTGCAGTGGAACGCGATGGGGCAGGACTGGCTGCATATCAGCAGCGAGCAAATCGTGAAGAACCTGGGCCGCGGTATGCGTCGCGCGGAGAAGCATCGTCGCGGCAGCAACCTGTTGCTGCACGATGGCTACGACGTGCAGCAGGCGGCGGACCGCTCAGCAACACTTGCTGCGGTACGGATGTTGCTGGAGACCTTGCCAGCGCAGGGCAAACGCTTCGTCGGTGTCGATGAGTGGGTAAGTTCCTGA
- a CDS encoding DUF3500 domain-containing protein, giving the protein MYPSTSRRSRASVLSLLIATIVAWVGIVGCGSGGSGSTASTSGTTTTTLTSSATAASYGTAITLTATVAPSGATGSIIFYDGSTSLGSVAVSSGAASLSTSTLAVGTHSLTAIYGGSSAYSGSTSSTVSVTITSAATTATTTTLSATTTSATYGTAITFTAAVSPSAATGTVTFYDGTTSLGSSTLSSGSTTLSTSALAAGTHSITATYAGDTTYASSTSSALSVTISSSTSTSCSSYTGTPLIVCLAQAFYATLSTTQQSSVVLSYTLANAEVWSNLPTSNISRNGLKFSTLSSTQLSAALALAQAVLSSDGYTQFLNVRIADDYLASNGGGTSSYGSGLYYIAFLGTPSTTSAWQLQIGGHHYALNATYNGNYLSATPFFLGVEPPSFTVSGVTYKVLETQRAAAYNLGQTLTSNSSAKLSGTFDDVVMGVNSSTGHDTNYPQTYPTSGRGVLYSSLSTAQQALVKTFIEAWVNDQNSTTASTLLALYESDSALAQTYVGYSGTGAFTTQGDYIRVDGPRVWVEFVVQNGIVFQNAIHYHSLWRDKTADYGGDF; this is encoded by the coding sequence ATGTATCCTTCCACGAGCCGTCGATCCCGTGCGTCTGTACTCAGCCTTTTGATCGCCACCATTGTTGCCTGGGTGGGCATCGTCGGCTGTGGTTCGGGTGGAAGTGGAAGCACCGCCAGCACGAGTGGCACGACCACCACGACGCTCACGTCGTCCGCCACAGCAGCGAGCTATGGCACGGCGATCACGCTGACAGCAACCGTCGCGCCGAGTGGCGCTACGGGTAGCATCATCTTCTACGACGGCTCGACCTCGCTGGGTTCTGTAGCAGTGAGTTCCGGAGCGGCGAGCCTGTCTACCAGTACGCTCGCGGTCGGCACGCATTCGTTGACGGCAATCTACGGTGGAAGCTCGGCTTACTCTGGCAGCACGTCGAGTACGGTCTCGGTGACGATCACCTCCGCGGCTACGACGGCGACCACCACGACGCTGAGTGCAACAACGACTTCGGCTACGTACGGCACGGCGATCACGTTTACGGCTGCGGTATCTCCCAGCGCAGCGACGGGTACCGTCACGTTCTACGATGGCACCACCTCGCTTGGCTCGTCGACATTGAGCTCAGGCAGCACGACGTTGAGCACTTCGGCGCTGGCGGCGGGCACCCATAGCATCACCGCGACCTATGCGGGCGATACGACGTACGCTTCAAGCACATCGAGTGCGCTCTCCGTGACGATCAGCTCCAGCACTTCGACGAGCTGCTCCAGCTATACGGGCACGCCGCTCATCGTATGTCTGGCGCAGGCGTTCTACGCCACGTTGAGCACGACACAGCAGTCGAGCGTGGTGCTTTCTTACACGCTTGCGAATGCAGAGGTGTGGTCGAACCTGCCGACGAGCAACATATCGCGCAATGGTCTGAAGTTCAGCACGCTTTCTTCCACGCAACTGAGCGCGGCGCTTGCACTGGCACAAGCGGTCTTGTCGTCCGACGGCTACACGCAGTTCCTCAACGTGCGCATTGCGGATGATTACCTTGCGTCGAACGGTGGCGGCACGAGCTCTTATGGTTCAGGGCTGTACTACATCGCGTTCCTCGGCACACCGTCTACGACTTCTGCATGGCAGTTGCAGATCGGTGGTCATCACTACGCGCTGAATGCGACCTACAACGGTAACTACCTCAGCGCGACGCCCTTCTTCCTGGGCGTGGAGCCGCCGTCCTTTACCGTGAGCGGCGTGACGTACAAAGTCCTGGAGACGCAGCGCGCTGCAGCGTACAACCTCGGGCAAACGTTGACGAGCAACAGCTCTGCGAAGCTTTCAGGCACCTTCGATGACGTTGTGATGGGCGTGAACAGCAGCACCGGGCATGACACCAACTATCCGCAGACATATCCCACGAGCGGTCGAGGAGTTTTGTACTCCTCGCTGAGCACGGCACAGCAGGCCTTGGTGAAAACCTTTATCGAAGCCTGGGTGAATGATCAGAACAGCACAACTGCTTCCACGCTGCTCGCGTTGTACGAGAGCGACTCTGCGCTCGCGCAAACGTACGTGGGCTATTCGGGCACAGGAGCGTTCACGACGCAGGGCGATTACATCCGCGTCGATGGACCTCGGGTGTGGGTTGAGTTTGTGGTGCAGAACGGCATCGTCTTCCAGAACGCGATCCACTATCACTCACTCTGGCGCGATAAGACTGCGGACTATGGCGGCGACTTCTAA
- a CDS encoding HupE/UreJ family protein, whose amino-acid sequence MQRSITILGLLLCIMMMPARVLAHSMYQSSVLLDVQGREVHIELQLPPSRLGEALGLQLSAENLQAHAAEIQRYCVMNIMLRDERGRLWTLGAPSTPEWQSVDGAPYVVMHMTSYAAADQSSRRFQIEDHIITDKLPSHAILVTVRSDWQGSTFASDPNLVSILNGREPRADVDLGTGSWMKGFTSVFRLGTRHIAEGTDHLLFLMVLLLPAPLAFAGRRWSGPVASSRSVWRIVAIATAFTVGHSCTLALATFNVLHVPERPIEALIALSIFVSAIHALRPLFPGREAFIAAGFGWIHGLAFATTLADLGLRGWDRGLALLAFNLGIEAMQILVILCILPSLVLLSRTRFYTAFRCAGAAFALLVSVGWMIERVSLRTLGVDRVVNALAQEAPWFALSLFGASVLLYGTRRLPLTRS is encoded by the coding sequence ATGCAACGAAGCATCACCATTCTCGGCCTGCTGCTCTGCATCATGATGATGCCTGCGCGTGTATTGGCGCACTCGATGTATCAGTCATCGGTGTTGCTCGACGTGCAGGGCCGAGAGGTGCACATCGAGCTTCAACTGCCGCCGAGCCGTCTGGGAGAGGCGCTTGGCTTGCAGCTCAGCGCCGAAAATCTGCAGGCGCACGCCGCGGAGATTCAACGCTACTGCGTGATGAACATCATGCTGCGCGATGAGCGGGGCCGGCTCTGGACACTGGGTGCCCCTTCGACGCCGGAATGGCAGAGCGTGGATGGCGCGCCGTACGTAGTCATGCACATGACGTCGTACGCTGCGGCTGATCAAAGCTCGCGGCGCTTCCAGATCGAAGACCACATCATTACGGACAAGCTGCCATCACACGCCATCCTCGTCACGGTGCGATCGGATTGGCAAGGAAGTACGTTTGCGAGCGATCCGAATCTCGTGAGCATTCTGAATGGCCGCGAGCCGCGAGCGGACGTGGACCTCGGCACGGGCAGTTGGATGAAAGGCTTCACCAGCGTCTTTCGTCTGGGCACACGACACATCGCTGAGGGAACGGACCATCTGCTGTTTCTGATGGTGTTGTTGTTGCCCGCACCGCTGGCGTTTGCTGGGCGAAGATGGAGCGGCCCTGTTGCTTCCTCGCGCAGTGTATGGCGCATCGTCGCCATCGCAACGGCCTTTACGGTAGGACACTCATGCACGCTCGCGCTTGCCACATTCAACGTGCTGCATGTTCCCGAGCGGCCGATCGAAGCGCTGATTGCGTTGAGCATTTTCGTCTCAGCGATTCACGCCCTGCGCCCATTGTTCCCAGGGCGTGAGGCCTTCATCGCCGCGGGCTTCGGATGGATACACGGCCTCGCTTTTGCAACGACCCTTGCAGATCTCGGGTTGCGCGGATGGGACCGTGGGCTGGCGCTGTTGGCGTTCAACCTCGGCATTGAAGCGATGCAGATTCTCGTGATCCTCTGCATCCTTCCTTCGCTTGTGCTTTTAAGCCGGACTCGCTTCTACACCGCGTTCCGCTGTGCAGGCGCGGCGTTTGCATTGCTGGTGTCCGTCGGATGGATGATCGAACGCGTCAGCCTTCGCACTCTCGGCGTAGATCGCGTGGTGAACGCGCTTGCGCAGGAGGCGCCATGGTTTGCATTGTCGCTGTTTGGTGCTTCGGTGCTCCTCTACGGCACACGTCGCCTTCCTCTCACCCGGAGTTAG
- a CDS encoding DUF2911 domain-containing protein has protein sequence MNVRFSRLAIAFISSALAVTTAVHAQDAKPCPNALVPDHGKSMAGKPLASPAATAEVTLGGKKVSITYNAPSVRCRTVMGGLVPYGKVWRFGANAATTLTTDSELKIGDLTVPAGTYTLYALPAAAGTPWQLIVNKQTKQWGTVYDEKQDFGRTPMMFTALPKLQETMTLSFEHSKGKKAELHMRWENTDVYVPVVAK, from the coding sequence ATGAACGTCCGTTTCTCTCGTCTCGCTATCGCCTTTATCTCCTCTGCGCTCGCCGTTACGACGGCCGTCCATGCGCAGGACGCTAAGCCCTGTCCTAACGCGCTGGTGCCGGACCACGGCAAGTCGATGGCCGGTAAGCCGCTGGCTTCGCCTGCTGCTACGGCTGAGGTCACGCTCGGCGGCAAGAAGGTCAGCATCACGTATAACGCGCCCAGCGTTCGTTGCCGCACGGTTATGGGCGGCCTGGTGCCTTATGGCAAGGTGTGGCGCTTCGGTGCGAATGCTGCGACCACGCTCACCACGGATAGCGAACTGAAGATCGGCGATCTGACGGTTCCGGCCGGAACCTATACGCTTTACGCGTTGCCGGCAGCTGCAGGTACGCCCTGGCAGCTCATCGTGAACAAGCAGACGAAGCAGTGGGGAACGGTGTACGACGAAAAGCAGGACTTTGGCCGCACGCCGATGATGTTTACCGCGCTGCCGAAGCTGCAGGAGACCATGACGCTCAGCTTTGAGCACAGCAAGGGTAAGAAGGCCGAACTGCACATGCGTTGGGAAAACACCGACGTCTACGTGCCGGTCGTTGCGAAGTAA
- the gcvPB gene encoding aminomethyl-transferring glycine dehydrogenase subunit GcvPB yields MSEKFVGTPRKVSTHVNQNEDLIFEKSSPGKKAYRLAELDVPAVDAASLLGEHTRKDLGVMPELSEIEIIRHFTRLSTWNYAIDLGMYPLGSCTMKYNPRINELVSRLEGLAEAHPYQPESLSQGALGIMKLLSECLIEITGMDAITLQPAAGAHGEFTGILLAKAFHTANGNPRKKILIPDSAHGTNPATAAVCGYQVANLKSNAKGMVDLAELEKAVDEDVAALMLTNPSTIGVFESDIHKIADILHAKGALLYMDGANMNALCGKTRPGDFGADVMHLNLHKTFSTPHGGGGPGSGPVACKKILEPFLPTPVVVERENGLLGLEYNRPQTVGRVRAWYGNFGMFIRALAYILANGPDGLRQTTEDAVLNANYLRAKLKHLFDLPFDAPSMHEVVFSDKRQTKNGVKTGDMGKRLIDYGFHAYTVSFPLVVPGAMMIEPTESESKEELDLLVDALEQIAREADENPEIVKTAPHTTRLQRLDETTAARKPVLRWKAPAAATPLTPDSAAKEW; encoded by the coding sequence ATGTCGGAGAAATTCGTCGGCACACCGCGCAAGGTGTCCACGCACGTCAATCAGAACGAAGACCTGATCTTCGAGAAGTCGTCCCCCGGCAAGAAGGCGTATCGCCTCGCCGAGCTCGACGTTCCCGCCGTCGATGCGGCCTCCCTGCTCGGCGAGCACACACGCAAAGACCTCGGCGTGATGCCGGAGTTGAGCGAGATCGAGATCATCCGCCACTTCACGCGCCTCTCCACGTGGAACTACGCGATCGACCTCGGCATGTACCCGCTCGGCTCCTGCACGATGAAGTACAACCCGCGCATCAACGAGCTGGTCTCGCGTCTTGAAGGCTTGGCCGAAGCGCATCCGTATCAGCCGGAGTCGCTCTCGCAGGGCGCGCTCGGCATCATGAAGCTGCTCTCCGAGTGCCTCATCGAGATCACCGGCATGGACGCGATCACGCTGCAGCCCGCAGCCGGCGCGCACGGTGAGTTCACCGGCATCCTGTTGGCCAAGGCCTTCCACACCGCGAACGGCAACCCGCGCAAGAAGATCCTCATCCCCGACTCGGCTCATGGCACCAACCCTGCGACCGCTGCGGTTTGCGGCTACCAGGTTGCCAATCTGAAGTCGAACGCCAAGGGCATGGTCGATCTGGCCGAGCTCGAGAAAGCCGTTGATGAAGACGTCGCCGCGCTGATGCTCACAAACCCGTCGACCATCGGCGTCTTCGAGTCCGACATCCACAAGATCGCCGACATTCTGCACGCGAAGGGCGCGCTGCTCTACATGGACGGCGCGAACATGAACGCGCTCTGCGGCAAGACGCGTCCTGGCGACTTCGGCGCCGACGTGATGCACCTGAACCTGCACAAGACCTTCTCTACCCCGCACGGTGGTGGTGGCCCGGGCTCGGGTCCTGTCGCCTGCAAGAAGATCCTTGAGCCGTTCCTGCCGACGCCGGTGGTGGTCGAGCGCGAGAATGGCCTGCTTGGCCTCGAGTACAACCGCCCGCAGACCGTCGGCCGCGTGCGTGCGTGGTACGGCAACTTCGGCATGTTCATCCGCGCGCTGGCGTACATCCTCGCCAACGGGCCGGACGGCCTGCGCCAGACCACCGAAGATGCTGTGCTCAACGCGAACTACCTTCGCGCCAAGCTCAAGCACCTCTTCGATCTGCCCTTCGACGCGCCCTCGATGCACGAAGTCGTCTTCAGCGACAAGCGCCAGACGAAGAACGGCGTGAAGACCGGCGACATGGGCAAGCGTCTCATCGACTACGGCTTCCACGCCTACACGGTAAGCTTCCCGCTCGTCGTCCCGGGCGCGATGATGATCGAGCCGACCGAGTCGGAGTCGAAGGAGGAGCTCGACCTGCTCGTCGATGCGCTGGAGCAGATCGCCAGGGAAGCGGACGAGAACCCGGAGATCGTGAAGACGGCTCCGCACACCACGCGCCTGCAGCGTCTGGACGAAACCACCGCCGCCCGCAAGCCCGTGCTGCGCTGGAAGGCTCCCGCCGCGGCAACGCCGCTCACCCCGGATAGCGCCGCGAAGGAGTGGTAG
- a CDS encoding protein kinase family protein: MHLWTDFEGKVVNGDYTLGKLLRSEGRNGFFSAADSKGQQAVMRLTEAHFDEEEQLGRWQKVATLKQEHLIGIERTGKTAFDGVSLTYALMESDDANLEDVLKERPLTAAEGLQVARAVTEALRALHGSGMVHEHIEPANVYAVGEVVKLRSDCVRECVADQEFLTAEGCAEKRRKDVHDLGKLLLRCMTLESEWHPLVRLPEPLYRVVPGAIEGTLTLDQIDTMLGREEAPKPVAAAPTEATAKPPVTTPPVAAAPVQTPVAAAAVAEEKPQEQARNFRPRNDLSSRRNAEAKQDQSKRLLMIAGCAVVFLLAIIAVWRMVSSKPKPEAEAAAPVAAAPVVAQRAAPQPMAAPVAPKVVAHGWHVVAFTYNHAGQAQAKADSLAAKHAGLSPQVFSPSGHAPYYVALGGVMSEPEAKALLQRARRSGMPRDTFMRNF, translated from the coding sequence ATGCATCTATGGACGGACTTTGAAGGCAAGGTCGTCAACGGCGACTACACGCTCGGCAAGCTGCTGCGCTCGGAAGGCCGCAACGGCTTCTTCTCGGCAGCGGACAGCAAAGGCCAGCAGGCGGTGATGCGTCTGACTGAAGCGCACTTCGATGAGGAGGAGCAGCTTGGCCGCTGGCAGAAGGTGGCGACGCTCAAGCAGGAGCACTTGATCGGTATCGAGCGCACGGGCAAGACGGCGTTCGATGGGGTCTCGCTGACCTATGCGCTGATGGAGTCTGACGACGCGAACCTTGAGGACGTGCTGAAGGAGCGTCCGCTGACGGCAGCGGAGGGCTTGCAGGTGGCGCGGGCGGTGACCGAGGCCCTGCGCGCGCTGCATGGAAGCGGCATGGTGCATGAGCATATCGAGCCGGCGAATGTGTATGCCGTGGGTGAGGTCGTGAAGCTGCGCAGCGACTGCGTTCGCGAGTGCGTGGCCGACCAGGAGTTTTTGACCGCGGAAGGTTGCGCGGAGAAGCGTCGCAAGGATGTGCATGATCTCGGCAAGTTACTGCTGCGCTGCATGACGCTGGAGTCGGAGTGGCATCCGCTGGTGCGCTTGCCAGAGCCGCTGTATCGCGTGGTGCCGGGAGCGATCGAAGGCACGCTGACGCTGGACCAGATCGACACGATGCTGGGGCGCGAAGAGGCTCCAAAGCCGGTTGCGGCTGCGCCGACGGAGGCGACGGCGAAGCCTCCCGTGACCACCCCACCCGTAGCGGCAGCGCCGGTGCAGACGCCTGTGGCTGCGGCTGCTGTAGCCGAAGAGAAGCCGCAGGAGCAGGCGCGGAACTTCCGCCCTCGCAACGATCTGTCGTCGCGCCGCAACGCGGAGGCGAAGCAGGATCAGAGCAAACGTCTGTTGATGATCGCCGGCTGTGCTGTGGTGTTCCTGTTGGCAATCATCGCGGTGTGGCGCATGGTTTCGAGCAAGCCGAAGCCTGAGGCAGAAGCTGCGGCACCGGTGGCGGCGGCTCCTGTGGTCGCGCAGCGTGCGGCTCCGCAGCCGATGGCCGCGCCAGTTGCGCCAAAGGTGGTGGCGCATGGCTGGCATGTGGTGGCGTTCACCTACAACCACGCCGGGCAGGCTCAGGCGAAGGCCGATAGCCTTGCTGCGAAGCACGCGGGTTTGTCGCCGCAGGTCTTCAGCCCCAGCGGACATGCACCGTACTACGTGGCTCTGGGCGGAGTGATGAGCGAGCCGGAGGCGAAGGCTCTGCTGCAGCGCGCACGTCGCTCCGGCATGCCGCGCGATACCTTCATGCGCAACTTCTAG